One window of Sardina pilchardus chromosome 2, fSarPil1.1, whole genome shotgun sequence genomic DNA carries:
- the LOC134102489 gene encoding cadherin-18-like: MADIGIIRTALANMDRETREFYTVIIQAKDMAGQVGGLSGSTTINVTLTDVNDNPPRFPQKNYQLYVPESAQVGKAVGKIKANDEDLGVNAEMTYRITNSEGAAIFAISTDSDKKEGVILLKKHLDYEKKKAYTLHIEGINTHLDSRFSHLGPFKDTTSLKIIIGDVDEAPLFSMDYYILDVYENAPAGTEVGMVTALDPDSTKSAVRYSIDQTNHADTSFSIDANTGRITTKQTLDREEAAWHNITVMASEIDNPSLVSYVPVTVQVLDVNDNAPYIDTEYDIIVCESSRVGQVIQTIKATDKDNFANGHFSFSLPSDPPGNPNFTLKDNEDNSASIVSQRRGGFSQTEQELYQLAVEVWDGGEPALGSVSTLALRVCPCQRGGRLRACQAQAFLSSAGLSTGALVAILLCIVILLAIVVLFVTLRSKKSKKEPLIISEEDVRENVVTYDDEGGGEADTEAFDIVALRNPAAAEELRLRRDALAQAWEVAAAAAAAAGASCTSLILDEEDIHRVIRERVVAADRDMRGPPYDSLQTYAYEGHGSLTGSISSLDLPTVPSELDPAELDDWGPEVHTLSILFREHDNEHNP, from the exons gtATCATTAGGACTGCCTTGGCCAACATGGACAGAGAGACCAGGGAGTTCTACACTGTCATCATCCAAGCCAAAGACATGGCTGGCCAGGTGGGAGGTCTGTCTGGATCAACCACCATCAATGTCACTCTGACGGATGTCAATGACAATCCCCCCAGGTTCCCGCAGA AGAACTACCAGCTCTATGTTCCCGAATCAGCACAGGTTGGCAAAGCAGTGGGCAAAATCAAAGCCAACGACGAAGACCTCGGCGTCAACGCCGAAATGACGTACCGCATTACCAATTCAGAGGGAGCTGCCATTTTTGCGATCTCGACTGACAGTGACAAGAAAGAAGGCGTTATCTTGCTAAAAAAG CATCTGGACTATGAGAAGAAGAAGGCGTACACTCTTCACATTGAGGGGATCAACACCCACCTGGACTCCCGATTTTCCCACCTGGGCCCTTTTAAGGACACCACCTCTCTGAAGATCATCATAGGAGACGTGGACGAGGCGCCGCTGTTCTCCATGGACTATTACATCCTGGACGTCTACGAGAACGCCCCCGCGGGGACCGAAGTGGGCATGGTCACCGCGCTGGACCCCGACAGTACCAAGAGCGCTGTAAG GTATTCTATTGACCAAACCAATCATGCAGACACGAGTTTCAGCATTGATGCCAACACTGGGCGTATAACCACTAAGCAAACGCTTGACAGGGAAGAGGCTGCCTGGCACAACATCACAGTGATGGCATCGGAGATCG ATAATCCCAGCCTTGTCAGTTATGTTCCGGTCACAGTACAAGTGTTGGATGTGAATGATAATGCGCCGTATATTGACACCGAATATGACATCATTGTGTGTGAATCCTCCAGGGTCGGCCAA gTGATTCAAACGATTAAGGCCACAGACAAAGACAACTTTGCGAATGGacacttctccttctctctgcccagTGACCCCCCGGGGAACCCCAATTTCACCCTGAAGGACAACGAAG ACAACAGCGCGAGCATCGTGTCGCAGCGGCGCGGCGGCTTCAGTCAGACGGAGCAGGAGCTGTACCAGCTGGCCGTGGAGGTGTGGGACGGCGGCGAGCCGGCGCTGGGCAGCGTCAGCACCCTGGCGCTGCGCGTGTGCCCGTGCCAGCGGGGCGGCCGGCTCCGGGCCTGCCAGGCGCAGGCCTTCCTGTCCTCCGCCGGACTCAGCACCGGGGCCCTCGTCGCCATCCTCCTCTGCATCGTCATCCTGCTGG CCATCGTGGTGCTGTTCGTCACCCTGCGCAGCAAGAAGAGCAAGAAGGAGCCGCTCATCATCTCCGAGGAGGACGTGCGGGAGAACGTGGTGACGTACGACGACGAGGGCGGCGGCGAGGCGGACACCGAGGCCTTCGACATCGTGGCGCTGCGGAACCCGGCCGCCGCCGAGGAGCTCCGCCTCCGCCGGGACGCCCTGGCCCAGGCCTGGGAGGTGGCCGCCgccgcagccgccgccgccggggcCAGCTGCACGTCCCTCATCCTGGACGAGGAGGACATCCACAGGGTCATCAGGGAGAGGGTGGTGGCGGCCGACCGGGACATGAGAGGCCCGCCGTACGACTCGCTCCAGACGTACGCCTACGAGGGCCACGGCTCACTCACCGGCTCCATCAGCTCGCTGGACCTCCCCACCGTGCCGTCCGAGCTGGACCCAGCGGAGCTGGACGACTGGGGCCCGGAGGTCCACACGCTGTCCATCCTTTTTAGGGAGCACGACAACGAGCACAACCCCTGA